A region from the Xiphias gladius isolate SHS-SW01 ecotype Sanya breed wild chromosome 20, ASM1685928v1, whole genome shotgun sequence genome encodes:
- the tmem174 gene encoding transmembrane protein 174: MDRQWPQGFWINMTGQRPEMETNRARNPTAVVIGPPDDPTQTVTPAPHPHQSDSLLDGEKTGASLLFSGVFLALIGVIFTVMGWQHYRANSSFGWTQMLGPILISVGGTFMLSSICKFGIISCWPCRQWDKEVLVMPVMEQTSRGHSITLSGINPPIMLHSATTMLCIPPAYNFITREVRRAIELQPGSFANGIQAALPPHDAVYCADNAAFTAEEDSSARSAETDCRRSRIEETEDESGRADQGGATCSPPPAINTSVTAPHGGRNTEEINTPSFTGMSLYFGATKVV, encoded by the exons ATGGACCGACAATGGCCGCAAGGTTTCTGGATTAACATGACGGGACAAAGGCCTGAAATGGAGACCAACAGAGCTAGAAATCCCACAGCAGTTGTCATTGGGCCACCCGATGACCCGACTCAGACGGTCACACCTGCTCCACACCCACACCAGTCAGACAGTTTGCTGGATGGTGAGAAGACTGGAGCTTCCCTGCTGTTCTCTGGGGTCTTCCTGGCTCTGATTGGTGTCATCTTCACCGTCATGGGCTGGCAGCACTACCGAGCCAACTCCAGCTTTGGGTGGACCCAAATGCTGGGCCCCATCCTGATCTCCGTCGGAGGTACATTCATGCTTAGCAGTATCTGCAAGTTTGGCATTATCTCTTGCTGGCCTTGCAGACAGTGGGACAAAGAGGTGCTTGTAATGCCTGTGATGGAGCAGACCTCAAGGGGACATTCTATTACGCTGAGTGGAATAAATCCACCAATCATGTTGCACAGTGCCACAACAATGCTATGTATTCCGCCTGCCTATAACTTTATAACCCGGGAGGTACGCCGGGCCATTGAGCTTCAACCCGGCAGCTTTGCGAATGGCATCCAGGCAGCCCTTCCTCCACATGACGCTGTTTACTGTGCTGATAACGCAGCTTTCACAGCAGAAGAAGACAGCTCAGCTCGCAGCGCAGAAACTGACTGCAGAAGAAGCAG GATTGAGGAGACAGAGGATGAAAGCGGACGCGCTGACCAAGGCGGCGCTACCTGTTCACCTCCACCTGC GATAAACACAAGTGTCACTGCACCACACGGGGGCAGAAACACTGAGGAAATCAATACACCTTCATTCACCGG GATGAGCCTGTATTTCGGGGCCACTAAAGTGGTTTGA